The DNA sequence CAATGGTTGTGACATTGCGTCGAAAATCCGGTGAATTGATTCCATCTACAGTCTTGCCTTTCGCTTTACGATAAAACGAATAGTTTTTCCATAGCATCTGCGTAATCTTTGCCGTGGTGGAGGGGCGGCGTAAAACTTCCAGAATTTCACCGCGAATCGCGGCAATATCCTCCGCGGTAACTTGTTTGCCTAGGTCTGCCAGCCGTCGGCCCATTTCCCTGGCCCAGGGCTCATCCAGCTCCTGGCAAAGGAACTTCAGCTTATACCAGGCTTCGTAAAGTGAATTCTTGCTTTCAAGTGGCAAGGAGCGAAACCAATGGAACGCCAGCAGCCGGCGCCGCCAATCCCACCAGCGGATAGGACTTTGAAGATCGCTGGCCGGAATCAGGAAATACTCCCGGTCCAAGAGCAAGGTTCCGAAGATCCCGGGCGGATTGCCCCGCTTCTGTTTTTTCAGGGACGTACGGTAGACGCCGCAGGTCGGACTGCCGTCCATGTAGATGAATGCGGTGGCTTTCGCCCGCTCCAGCGTTTCCAGGCAGGACAACGTGCCAAACTTAACATCCTCCGTCACATCCTGACCCCCGCGGTTCTTAATGATTGCCAGACCCGACCAGACCTCTTTCCCGGTGCCGCCTGACAGATGAATCGGATCTCTGGGCACTCCCAGGCCGGACATGGTTTCCGGGCAGACCGGCACCCATTTAAAGTCGCTCTTTTCACGGCCCAGCCCCGCAGTCAGATCCCAGCCCTTGGCGTTGTAACGCACTGGGCTCCCCATCGTACAGGCACTGATTCCAATGGTAATGCGCTCATGCAGAATGACATTCGTTTTGTCCATCGTTAAATCCCCTCTGCTCTTTTCTTT is a window from the Clostridiaceae bacterium HFYG-1003 genome containing:
- a CDS encoding DUF523 domain-containing protein, giving the protein MDKTNVILHERITIGISACTMGSPVRYNAKGWDLTAGLGREKSDFKWVPVCPETMSGLGVPRDPIHLSGGTGKEVWSGLAIIKNRGGQDVTEDVKFGTLSCLETLERAKATAFIYMDGSPTCGVYRTSLKKQKRGNPPGIFGTLLLDREYFLIPASDLQSPIRWWDWRRRLLAFHWFRSLPLESKNSLYEAWYKLKFLCQELDEPWAREMGRRLADLGKQVTAEDIAAIRGEILEVLRRPSTTAKITQMLWKNYSFYRKAKGKTVDGINSPDFRRNVTTIAKELTLMERTAFEEGVFFASSPVLYREKRRMPKPVLPTTEALAEEGAEEDQSPEEQA